The Dermacentor albipictus isolate Rhodes 1998 colony chromosome 2, USDA_Dalb.pri_finalv2, whole genome shotgun sequence genome has a segment encoding these proteins:
- the LOC135902738 gene encoding uncharacterized protein, whose protein sequence is MAVADSNLKFVAVDVGAYGRQSDGGTLSASRFGKCLENGTLGLPPIHALPNTSTLAPHVFVGDEAFQLRQDFLRPYSGRHQTEEKRVFNYRLSRARRCVENTFGIMVSRFRVFRRPINLLPENVDYVVMACCVLHNFLREDPVYQSRSHEDEATSGQQHASDGQAMFPLQPPVGHNCSRSAASVRDMFCEYFMSPQGAIPWQRAYAGLRP, encoded by the exons ATGGCCGTGGCTGACAGCAACTTGAAGTTTGTTGCTGTCGATGTCGGTGCATATGGCAGGCAGAGTGATGGAGGCACACTGAGTGCTTCAAGATTTGGAAAGTGCCTTGAAAATGGCACCCTTGGCCTCCCTCCCATACACGCTTTGCCCAACACAAGTACATTAGCTCCTCATGTTTTTGTGGGAGACGAGGCCTTCCAACTACGGCAAGACTTCTTGCGGCCTTATTCGGGGAGGCATCAGACTGAGGAGAAAAGGGTATTTAACTACCGGCTCAGCAGGGCAAG GAGGTGTGTCGAGAACACGTTTGGCATCATGGTGTCAAGATTTAGGGTATTTCGTCGTCCGATCAACCTATTACCTGAAAACGTCGACTACGTGGTGATGGCCTGCTGTGTCCTCCATAATTTTCTGCGAGAGGATCCGGTTTACCAATCCCGCAGCCACGAGGACGAGGCAACCAGTGGCCAGCAGCATGCAAGTGATGGTCAAGCGATGTTTCCCTTGCAGCCACCTGTAGGCCACAACTGCAGCAGGTCTGCAGCTAGCGTAAGGGACATGTTCTGTGAATATTTTATGAGCCCACAGGGTGCTATCCCGTGGCAGCGAGCATATGCTGGGCTACGACCATGA
- the LOC135902715 gene encoding uncharacterized protein produces MSRASFNELLIEEVAKRPLLWDFSLGTARSHSNMHEEVEVHELFEVGTPASDFQPEEPEGDRGPDGDDQPENKQWKKTSDDGHSTQPLFEDIYNFPECPPETPGPSGTPAPRPQRQGIKRKRGTTELEVGDAQLAAVKTALAAFKPLTSTGYFLLSLEEAMNETPKHMQSYLRQELLNVVSSYSRGVYADLIVMMMMMICGV; encoded by the exons ATGTCGCGTGCGTCTTTCAACGAGTTGCTGATAGAGGAAGTGGCAAAGCGCCCGCTTTTGTGGGACTTCTCACTC GGAACAGCCAG GAGCCACAGCAATATGCACGAGGAAGTGGAGGTGCATGAACTATTCGAGGTTGGCACACCAGCCAGTGACTTCCAGCCAGAAGAACCAGAAGGCGACCGCGGGCCAGACGGCGATGACCAGCCAGAAAACAAGCAATGGAAAAAGACCTCGGACGACGGGCATTCCACACAACCTTTGTTCGAGGATATTTACAACTTTCCAGAATGCCCTCCCGAGACGCCTGGACCCTCTGGCACTCCAGCCCCCCGGCCACAGAGGCAAGGTATTAAAAGGAAAAGAGGAACCACAGAGCTGGAGGTAGGTGATGCCCAGCTTGCAGCTGTGAAGACCGCTTTAGCAGCATTTAAGCCATTAACATCTACAGGGTACTTTCTACTGTCACTGGAGGAAGCAATGAATGAAACCCCGAAACATATGCAGTCCTACCTACGACAAGAACTGCTGAATGTAGTTTCATCTTATAGTCGTGGGGTGTACGCTGAcctgattgtgatgatgatgatgatgatatgtggtgtttaa